A genomic window from Pirellulales bacterium includes:
- a CDS encoding ABC transporter permease, whose product MTSTLTGSAAWLRRVAGLVRKETLQIRRDPSSYLIAGLLPLLLLFIFGYGVTLDLRRVPVAVVIEQSNPEAASLLASFRNSPYFHVIPAHDRRDVEDELVAGSVKGVIVLAADFAERLGRGESAPVQVLVDGSDPNTAGLVLNYVEGVWSNWLEQETVARSGMVAGRALPGLVTIEPRYWFNPDVRSQNFLIPGSIAIIMTLIGTLLTALVVAREWERGTIEALMSTPVGRSEFLIGKLLPYFLLGMGAMGLSVIAAVWVFSVPFRGSILALVIVSAAFLCAMLPLGLLISTLTRNQFAASQAALVSGFLPAFELSGFIFEIDAMPWPIRWSTYLLPPRYFVASLQTMFLAGDVLSVLVPNTLALLTMGAVLLALLIRSTRMRLE is encoded by the coding sequence ATGACCAGCACATTGACCGGGTCTGCCGCCTGGCTGCGCCGCGTCGCGGGCCTGGTGCGTAAAGAGACGTTGCAGATTCGCCGCGATCCAAGCAGCTATCTGATCGCTGGACTGCTGCCGCTATTGTTGCTCTTTATTTTCGGCTATGGCGTGACCCTCGACTTGAGGCGCGTACCGGTGGCCGTCGTGATCGAGCAATCGAATCCCGAAGCCGCCAGCTTGCTGGCCTCGTTCCGCAATTCTCCTTACTTCCATGTCATTCCGGCACATGATCGGCGCGACGTCGAGGATGAACTGGTCGCTGGAAGCGTGAAGGGGGTGATCGTGTTGGCCGCGGATTTTGCCGAACGCCTGGGACGTGGCGAATCGGCCCCCGTGCAAGTCCTGGTCGATGGCAGCGATCCCAATACGGCCGGCCTGGTCTTGAACTATGTGGAAGGCGTATGGAGCAACTGGCTAGAGCAAGAAACCGTTGCGCGCAGCGGCATGGTGGCCGGTCGCGCGCTGCCTGGCCTGGTGACGATCGAGCCTCGCTATTGGTTCAATCCCGATGTGCGCAGCCAGAACTTTCTGATTCCTGGTTCGATCGCGATCATTATGACCTTGATCGGCACGTTGCTGACGGCGCTAGTCGTGGCGCGCGAGTGGGAACGTGGCACGATCGAGGCCCTGATGTCGACGCCCGTCGGGCGGTCGGAATTCTTGATCGGCAAGTTGCTTCCCTATTTCCTGCTGGGCATGGGGGCGATGGGGTTGTCGGTCATTGCCGCGGTGTGGGTGTTCAGTGTGCCGTTTCGAGGTTCGATTCTGGCGCTGGTCATCGTTTCTGCCGCATTTCTATGCGCGATGTTGCCCCTGGGGCTGTTGATCTCGACATTGACTCGCAATCAATTCGCGGCCAGCCAGGCGGCACTGGTCAGTGGTTTCTTGCCGGCGTTCGAGCTGTCAGGTTTTATTTTCGAAATCGACGCCATGCCGTGGCCGATCCGCTGGTCGACCTACTTGTTGCCGCCGCGGTATTTCGTCGCCAGCCTGCAGACGATGTTCCTGGCCGGCGATGTGCTGTCGGTGTTGGTCCCGAATACGTTGGCGCTATTGACGATGGGTGCGGTGTTACTTGCTTTGTTGATACGTTCAACCCGGATGCGGCTGGAGTAG
- a CDS encoding isoaspartyl peptidase/L-asparaginase: MGFSRVIVLVALTLAVFNTSSIAAERAMPKIEFAIAIHGGAGIEPEKIPAEERRQTEDALGKALEVGHKILADGGTSLDAVEKTVRVLEDDPIFNAGRGAVFNSAGMHELDASIMDGASHKGGGVAGLMTVKNPISLARLVMTETPHVLLIGAGAERFADEMRDRPQIERVPNSYFSTEAKRKQWLEAVEREKRKRAKANKGTVGCVALDKQGNLAAGTSTGGLTNKKWGRVGDSPILSAGTYADNATCAVSCTGTGEFFIRSSIAFHVSALMAYKGLPLDQAVDYAINKVLEPDTGGLIAVDHDGQISMQFNTAGMARAAADSSGKKEIKLGK, encoded by the coding sequence ATGGGGTTTAGTCGCGTAATCGTGCTGGTGGCCCTGACTTTGGCGGTTTTCAATACCTCTTCAATCGCGGCCGAACGAGCCATGCCCAAAATCGAATTTGCCATCGCCATTCACGGTGGAGCCGGCATCGAGCCGGAGAAGATACCGGCCGAGGAACGCCGACAAACTGAAGATGCCTTAGGCAAGGCGCTGGAGGTGGGCCATAAAATCCTGGCCGATGGCGGCACGTCACTCGATGCCGTCGAGAAGACGGTCCGTGTACTGGAGGATGATCCAATTTTCAACGCGGGCCGGGGGGCTGTCTTCAACAGCGCCGGCATGCACGAACTGGACGCCTCGATCATGGATGGCGCATCGCATAAAGGGGGGGGCGTGGCGGGCCTGATGACGGTTAAGAACCCGATTTCGCTGGCCCGTTTGGTGATGACGGAAACTCCGCACGTGCTGTTGATCGGCGCCGGCGCAGAACGCTTTGCGGACGAGATGCGCGATCGGCCGCAGATCGAACGCGTTCCGAATAGCTACTTCAGCACCGAAGCCAAACGCAAGCAGTGGTTGGAGGCGGTCGAACGCGAAAAACGAAAGCGTGCCAAGGCGAACAAGGGGACCGTCGGCTGTGTGGCCCTCGACAAGCAGGGCAACCTGGCGGCCGGCACCTCGACCGGCGGGCTAACGAATAAAAAATGGGGGCGCGTCGGGGATTCCCCCATTCTCAGTGCCGGCACTTATGCCGATAACGCGACCTGCGCCGTGAGCTGCACCGGCACCGGCGAATTCTTTATCCGCTCGAGCATTGCCTTCCACGTGTCAGCCTTGATGGCGTACAAAGGCCTGCCGTTGGACCAGGCGGTTGATTATGCAATCAACAAAGTCCTCGAGCCTGATACGGGCGGGCTGATCGCGGTCGATCACGATGGCCAGATCTCGATGCAATTCAATACGGCCGGCATGGCCCGGGCGGCCGCGGATTCGAGTGGTAAGAAGGAAATCAAACTGGGGAAATAG
- a CDS encoding ATP-binding cassette domain-containing protein, whose product MADEALAVAVGITKRFGADAPPAIDHLDMRVEPGQVTGLVGPDGAGKTTLLRLLAGLMVPDEGQIRICGYDASGDLAPVRRVLSYMPQRFGLYEDLTVQENLDLYADLRGVVGEARRQAFDRLLSFTALRPFTDRLAGKLSGGMKQKLGLACSLIHAPRVLLLDEPSVGVDPISRRELWQMVYDLVDTGIGVVWSTAYLDEAERCATVLTLNEGKVVYDGPPKELTDSVSGRTFLIQNLGAERRKVLAKVLTEPGVIDGVIQGSSVRLVMAHEGQTPDLRAFGISADSVVATPPRFEDAFVGLLGGGPKGEVAPVVEKTTSAAVSTEIMVEAKSLTKRFGDFTAADNISFRISRGEIFGLLGPNGAGKSTTFKMMCGLLRPTAGSARVAGFDLYRAGGRARRRLGYMAQKFSLYADLSVRQNLNFFAGVYGLSGSRRSAAIERVIEAFKLGVYLEQNAGELPLGFKQRLALACALMHEPAVLFLDEPTSGVDPLTRREFWGHINAMVDHGVTVMVTTHFLDEAEYCDRIGLVYQGHVIAEGSPDDLKESVRRDDRTEPTLEDAFIDLVEAYDQRREAS is encoded by the coding sequence ATGGCCGACGAAGCATTGGCTGTGGCCGTGGGCATCACGAAACGCTTTGGCGCCGACGCGCCGCCGGCGATCGACCATCTCGACATGCGCGTCGAGCCGGGACAGGTGACGGGGCTGGTTGGTCCCGACGGCGCAGGGAAAACGACCCTCTTGCGCTTGCTCGCCGGACTTATGGTTCCCGACGAAGGGCAAATTCGTATCTGCGGATACGATGCGTCAGGCGATCTCGCGCCGGTGCGCCGCGTGCTTAGTTACATGCCGCAGCGTTTCGGTCTGTACGAAGATCTGACCGTCCAAGAGAATCTGGACCTGTACGCTGATCTGCGCGGGGTCGTCGGCGAAGCCCGCCGCCAGGCATTCGATCGACTGTTATCGTTCACGGCCCTGCGACCATTTACCGATCGGCTGGCAGGCAAGCTGTCGGGCGGGATGAAGCAAAAGCTGGGACTTGCTTGCTCGCTAATCCATGCGCCGCGCGTGTTGTTGCTCGACGAACCGAGTGTCGGAGTGGACCCGATTTCGCGCCGCGAATTGTGGCAAATGGTTTACGACCTGGTCGATACCGGCATCGGCGTGGTGTGGAGCACCGCCTATTTGGACGAGGCCGAACGTTGCGCCACGGTGCTAACGCTCAACGAAGGAAAGGTCGTCTACGACGGCCCGCCGAAGGAACTGACCGATAGTGTCAGTGGCCGCACTTTTTTGATCCAAAATCTGGGAGCCGAGCGGCGCAAGGTGCTCGCGAAAGTTCTCACCGAACCTGGCGTGATCGATGGCGTCATTCAGGGGAGCAGCGTCAGGCTGGTGATGGCTCATGAAGGCCAAACGCCGGACCTGCGTGCATTCGGTATCTCGGCCGATTCGGTGGTGGCGACGCCGCCCCGTTTCGAAGATGCATTTGTTGGACTGCTGGGGGGCGGCCCAAAAGGGGAGGTCGCACCCGTCGTTGAAAAGACAACGAGCGCAGCTGTCTCGACTGAAATTATGGTGGAAGCCAAGTCGCTGACGAAGCGCTTCGGTGATTTTACGGCGGCCGACAACATCTCGTTCCGTATCAGTCGCGGCGAGATTTTCGGTCTGCTCGGCCCCAATGGTGCAGGCAAGTCGACGACATTCAAAATGATGTGCGGCCTGTTACGCCCCACGGCCGGCAGCGCGCGTGTCGCCGGTTTTGACCTGTACCGCGCGGGCGGCCGTGCCCGTCGCCGGCTGGGATACATGGCACAAAAGTTCTCGCTCTACGCCGATCTAAGCGTGCGACAGAATCTGAATTTCTTCGCGGGCGTTTATGGCCTGTCCGGCTCGCGGCGCTCGGCAGCGATCGAGCGTGTCATCGAGGCATTCAAGCTCGGCGTTTATTTGGAACAAAACGCCGGCGAGTTGCCGCTGGGTTTCAAGCAGCGGTTGGCGCTGGCCTGCGCGCTGATGCACGAACCGGCGGTACTGTTCCTCGACGAGCCGACGTCCGGCGTGGATCCACTGACACGGCGAGAATTTTGGGGGCATATCAACGCCATGGTCGATCATGGCGTGACGGTGATGGTCACGACCCATTTTCTCGACGAAGCCGAATATTGCGATCGCATCGGCCTGGTTTACCAGGGGCACGTCATTGCCGAAGGGTCGCCAGATGATTTAAAGGAGTCGGTCCGTCGCGACGACCGCACCGAGCCCACGCTGGAAGATGCCTTCATCGACCTCGTCGAAGCGTACGACCAGCGACGGGAGGCATCATGA
- the hlyD gene encoding secretion protein HlyD gives MSTAKRKPAEPAGKQPADSPRSDDSTAKGDASARQAGEGSTKPAQQRDAGLGSGHSSGGRGLRIVVLLVLAALAGGGAYAWYHYEQQRQDERQLVLQGNIDVRQVNLAFKVDGRIASLAVDEGDEVKAGQVIATLDKKYFDDDLRVSHARRDNAKATLARLEHGSRPEEIASAKAQVAEQRAALKRSEQDFERAERLVGQGAVSRESFDQAHSALDEARARLNYSEESERMAVIGPRQEDIDAARAQLAAEEAAVVQSERRQADSDLIAPSDGIILTRAREKGAIVAAGETVFTLTLSSPVWVRTYVNETDLGKIHPGMAAAVTTDSQPDKSYPGRIGFISPVAEFTPKTVETRELRTNLVYRLRVLVDNPDNGLRQGMPVTVTLDLTSRD, from the coding sequence ATGTCGACCGCCAAACGTAAGCCCGCTGAACCCGCCGGAAAGCAACCGGCGGACTCACCTCGATCGGACGATTCGACTGCCAAGGGGGATGCATCTGCGCGGCAAGCCGGCGAAGGCTCGACAAAACCTGCACAACAACGCGATGCCGGCCTTGGATCCGGACATTCTTCGGGCGGTCGCGGGTTGCGGATTGTCGTATTGCTGGTGCTGGCAGCGCTCGCCGGTGGGGGCGCTTACGCCTGGTACCACTATGAGCAACAGCGGCAGGACGAACGGCAACTCGTACTGCAAGGGAACATCGACGTTCGCCAGGTGAACCTGGCCTTCAAGGTTGACGGTCGCATTGCGTCGCTGGCGGTCGATGAAGGGGACGAGGTCAAGGCGGGCCAGGTCATCGCAACGCTCGATAAGAAGTATTTCGACGATGACCTGCGCGTGTCTCACGCCCGCCGCGACAACGCGAAGGCGACGCTGGCCCGGCTGGAACATGGATCGCGCCCTGAGGAAATCGCCTCGGCCAAAGCGCAAGTCGCCGAGCAGCGCGCGGCGCTAAAACGCTCGGAGCAAGATTTCGAACGGGCCGAGCGATTGGTCGGGCAGGGGGCCGTCAGCCGTGAATCGTTCGATCAGGCCCACTCGGCTCTCGACGAAGCGCGGGCTCGCTTGAACTATTCGGAAGAGTCCGAACGGATGGCCGTAATCGGGCCGCGGCAAGAGGATATCGACGCTGCCCGCGCACAGCTCGCCGCCGAGGAGGCGGCCGTGGTCCAATCCGAGCGGAGGCAGGCGGATAGCGATTTGATCGCTCCCAGCGACGGCATCATTTTGACCCGCGCCCGGGAAAAAGGCGCAATCGTCGCGGCCGGAGAAACGGTCTTTACGCTCACGCTTTCTTCGCCGGTCTGGGTGCGCACGTACGTCAACGAGACCGACCTCGGTAAGATTCATCCCGGCATGGCCGCCGCCGTCACCACGGACTCGCAACCGGATAAATCGTATCCGGGCCGGATCGGGTTTATTTCGCCGGTGGCGGAGTTTACTCCCAAGACGGTCGAGACGCGTGAGCTGCGCACGAATCTTGTCTACCGATTGCGCGTTTTGGTCGACAATCCTGACAATGGCCTGCGCCAAGGGATGCCCGTCACGGTTACGCTGGACCTGACCTCGCGGGACTGA
- a CDS encoding ABC transporter permease — protein MWQRIYTLIVKEFLAVWRDPKSRMILIVPPLVELLIFSFAATQEVKNVRIAILNRDLGTNGRDLVALFSGSPNFSEIDYLDDESQIAPAIDSRTALVVLYIQPDFSRELAAHRPANVQLLLDGRRSNAAQIVEGYANAIVATYNQQLMSASRASPPSTIVIGRLWFNPNQTVTWNTVPSLVAILTTLMGLLVTALSVARERELGTFEQLLVSPLGPLEIIIGKTVPALILGIAQASGMIAVGVALFRVPFQGSLLLLYGSMIVYLFAVIGVGLFVSSLAKTQQQAILGAFVFMVPAMCLSGFASPIENMPDWLQYATLANPIRYYIVIVKGIFLKNAPLSVVVANLWPMAIIALVTLSSAAWLFRHRME, from the coding sequence ATGTGGCAGCGCATCTATACGTTGATCGTGAAAGAGTTTCTCGCCGTCTGGCGCGATCCAAAGAGCCGGATGATTCTGATCGTACCGCCGCTGGTCGAGCTCTTAATCTTTTCGTTTGCGGCTACGCAGGAAGTCAAGAACGTCCGCATCGCGATCCTGAATCGGGACCTGGGGACCAATGGCCGCGACCTCGTGGCGCTCTTCTCAGGCTCGCCGAATTTTTCCGAGATCGATTATCTCGACGACGAGAGTCAGATTGCGCCGGCCATCGACTCGCGTACGGCGCTCGTGGTCTTGTACATTCAGCCTGATTTTTCCCGCGAGTTGGCGGCCCATCGACCGGCCAATGTGCAGTTGCTACTGGATGGTCGCCGCTCGAACGCGGCGCAGATCGTCGAGGGCTACGCCAACGCGATTGTCGCGACCTACAATCAGCAACTTATGTCGGCGTCCCGGGCGTCGCCGCCGTCGACCATTGTCATCGGGCGGCTGTGGTTCAATCCCAACCAGACGGTCACGTGGAACACGGTTCCGAGCCTGGTGGCCATCCTTACGACGCTGATGGGATTGCTGGTCACGGCGCTCTCGGTGGCGCGCGAACGCGAGCTGGGGACGTTCGAACAGTTGCTGGTGTCGCCGCTGGGGCCGCTCGAAATCATTATCGGTAAGACCGTGCCGGCGCTCATTCTGGGCATCGCGCAGGCCAGCGGCATGATCGCCGTGGGCGTGGCCCTGTTCCGCGTCCCTTTCCAGGGTTCGTTACTGCTCCTATATGGCAGCATGATCGTTTACCTGTTCGCCGTGATCGGCGTGGGGTTGTTTGTTTCGAGCCTGGCAAAGACGCAGCAGCAGGCCATCCTGGGCGCCTTTGTATTCATGGTCCCGGCGATGTGTCTCTCGGGGTTTGCCAGCCCGATCGAGAACATGCCGGACTGGCTGCAGTATGCGACCTTGGCGAATCCGATCCGCTATTACATCGTGATCGTGAAGGGGATTTTCTTGAAGAACGCCCCCCTTTCCGTTGTCGTGGCAAACCTTTGGCCGATGGCGATTATCGCTCTGGTTACGTTGTCGAGTGCCGCCTGGCTCTTCCGGCACCGGATGGAGTAA
- a CDS encoding HlyD family secretion protein: MTPHDSHASQTPVADPAHGPTTASDSHTPQSPGGHAAPPATPIAPGQVNAPAKKSRRGLWIGLGIVALAVGGYLLAPMVVRAFTTVSTDDAYVNGHVTVVAARVPGQVTEVLVDDNNRVHKGDVLVKLDREPYEIQLALKKAALENAHADMVATQDRLRGIAAQARSSRFRLEHAMEDVRNQLALLQSNVAQLKAEQANLALAERDFARGESLVGSGAISKQQFDQYRAAFDVAKNRVASANQAVQQTRAGLGLPGNNDDPLNVPENLDQTFSTVRQALADVLVNAAPLGIVPTTYDASPKQIIEEFYKRDPQGNVDKIYAKLVADAAPIKQADAKIHQAEADLAQAELNLRYCDVLAEIDGVITRRNVNPGNNVQAGQAVMAIRSLTDIWIDANFKETQLARLRIGQPVDVEVDMYRSRQHFKGRITGFTMGTGSTLALLPPQNATGNFVKVVQRLPVRIDLEDYNPDEHTLFVGLSVVPYVRYREAPTGPNAGKRLQDIRPEMAP, translated from the coding sequence ATGACTCCGCACGATTCCCACGCGTCGCAAACGCCGGTGGCCGATCCGGCGCACGGCCCCACGACGGCAAGCGATAGTCACACGCCGCAATCCCCCGGCGGTCATGCGGCGCCTCCTGCGACGCCCATCGCGCCTGGACAGGTTAATGCACCAGCCAAGAAATCGCGCCGCGGGCTGTGGATCGGCTTAGGTATCGTGGCCCTCGCCGTCGGAGGATACCTGCTGGCGCCGATGGTGGTTCGTGCGTTCACCACCGTTTCGACCGACGATGCCTATGTGAATGGTCACGTGACGGTCGTGGCGGCTCGCGTCCCCGGCCAGGTCACCGAGGTGCTGGTCGACGATAACAATCGCGTTCACAAGGGGGATGTGCTCGTCAAGCTGGATCGGGAACCGTATGAGATTCAACTGGCGCTCAAGAAGGCGGCGCTGGAAAACGCCCATGCTGACATGGTGGCGACGCAAGATCGTCTGCGCGGTATTGCCGCTCAGGCACGCAGTTCGCGATTCCGCTTAGAGCACGCCATGGAGGATGTACGCAATCAGTTGGCATTGCTGCAATCGAATGTGGCACAACTCAAGGCCGAGCAGGCAAATCTCGCGCTCGCCGAACGCGATTTCGCACGTGGCGAATCGTTGGTTGGCAGTGGCGCGATCAGCAAACAACAATTCGATCAGTATCGCGCGGCGTTCGATGTCGCCAAAAATCGGGTCGCCAGCGCCAATCAAGCGGTACAGCAAACGCGCGCCGGTCTGGGGCTGCCCGGCAATAATGACGATCCGTTGAATGTCCCTGAAAACCTCGATCAAACGTTCTCAACCGTGCGCCAGGCACTGGCCGACGTGCTGGTCAATGCTGCGCCGCTAGGCATTGTGCCGACGACGTACGATGCCTCGCCCAAGCAGATCATTGAGGAGTTCTACAAGCGCGATCCCCAGGGAAACGTCGACAAAATCTACGCGAAGCTCGTCGCCGACGCGGCGCCGATCAAGCAAGCTGACGCCAAGATTCACCAAGCCGAGGCCGACCTGGCTCAGGCTGAGTTGAACTTGCGGTACTGCGACGTCCTGGCGGAAATCGATGGCGTGATCACACGCCGCAACGTGAATCCGGGCAACAATGTACAAGCTGGTCAGGCGGTCATGGCCATCCGCTCGCTGACGGACATCTGGATCGACGCCAATTTCAAGGAAACACAACTGGCCCGCCTGCGCATCGGTCAGCCGGTCGATGTGGAAGTCGACATGTATCGCAGCCGTCAACATTTCAAGGGACGGATCACTGGCTTTACGATGGGTACTGGATCAACGTTGGCGCTATTGCCACCGCAAAACGCGACCGGCAACTTCGTTAAGGTTGTGCAACGCCTGCCGGTGCGCATCGATCTCGAGGATTACAATCCCGACGAGCACACGCTGTTTGTTGGGCTTTCGGTCGTTCCCTATGTGCGCTATCGCGAAGCGCCAACCGGCCCCAACGCCGGTAAGAGATTGCAGGACATTCGTCCCGAGATGGCCCCGTAA
- a CDS encoding DUF202 domain-containing protein, with translation MAKTSARGKANFSPAEPADSRLRLGMETTLLIWIRTGLALMGFGFVLARFGLFLEELSARQANPRPFHVSLWFGIMLLALGVLVNLLAAWMHLPYLRRTRTGETDLPPTWKLALALAVLSAVAGVAMAVLLIVMDRWPTS, from the coding sequence ATGGCAAAAACGTCTGCCCGCGGTAAAGCAAACTTCTCGCCAGCCGAACCGGCCGATTCGCGGCTCCGACTGGGAATGGAAACGACGCTCTTGATTTGGATACGCACCGGGCTCGCGCTGATGGGCTTCGGATTCGTGCTGGCGCGGTTTGGGCTGTTTCTCGAAGAGTTGTCCGCACGGCAGGCGAATCCGCGGCCGTTTCATGTCTCGCTCTGGTTCGGCATCATGCTGCTTGCGCTGGGAGTGCTTGTAAATCTCTTGGCTGCTTGGATGCATCTCCCCTATTTGCGCCGCACGCGAACGGGCGAAACCGACCTGCCGCCGACCTGGAAGCTGGCTTTGGCCCTGGCCGTATTATCTGCGGTGGCCGGAGTAGCGATGGCGGTGCTGCTGATCGTGATGGATCGCTGGCCAACCTCGTAA